From one Brevibacterium sp. 'Marine' genomic stretch:
- a CDS encoding metalloregulator ArsR/SmtB family transcription factor, translated as MSESRGMDSEESDDSAPRETDSEESDDAVFKALANPTRRRILDLLRARPRTTGEVCEAFPGLDRTTVLQHIRVLEGAELVTGRKDGRTRLLALAPLPIKRIHDRWIGEYTRAAVGLLARLDEDSPR; from the coding sequence ATGTCAGAGTCGAGGGGAATGGATTCGGAAGAATCCGACGATTCAGCGCCGAGGGAAACAGATTCCGAGGAATCCGATGACGCGGTCTTCAAGGCCTTGGCCAACCCCACCCGCCGACGCATCCTCGACCTGCTCCGGGCTCGACCGCGCACGACCGGAGAAGTCTGCGAGGCGTTTCCCGGCCTCGACCGCACGACTGTGCTGCAGCATATTCGGGTGCTCGAAGGCGCCGAACTCGTCACCGGACGCAAGGACGGACGCACCCGACTGCTGGCGCTGGCACCGCTGCCGATCAAACGGATCCATGATCGCTGGATCGGTGAGTACACGCGCGCGGCCGTCGGGCTGCTGGCCCGACTCGATGAGGATTCGCCGCGGTGA
- a CDS encoding NAD(P)H-binding protein, translating to MRTTAIGATGMVGSRIVAEAADRGHDIVAASRHPNSTPADPVAAIRPGIRSITVDAHIASDLDTALTDADAAVLSVRAAPGQTERFLTLTEAVLTATARAQVPLLVIGGAGPLCSPNDPDSVVLDDPEFVAEEWRDLAAASLAQLEVCRRQPTDHWTYLSPPSVLEPGDRLGDYQRGTTTLLLGRDGRSRISAEDLAVAAVDELTAPGRDRQFTVAAR from the coding sequence ATGAGAACCACCGCCATCGGAGCCACCGGAATGGTCGGATCCCGCATCGTCGCCGAGGCGGCCGACCGCGGCCATGACATCGTCGCCGCCTCCCGCCACCCGAACAGCACACCCGCCGACCCCGTCGCCGCGATCCGGCCCGGGATCCGATCGATCACCGTCGACGCACACATCGCCTCCGACCTCGACACGGCTCTGACCGATGCCGATGCGGCTGTGCTCAGCGTCCGCGCCGCCCCCGGCCAGACGGAACGATTCCTCACCCTCACCGAGGCGGTGCTGACAGCGACCGCACGAGCGCAGGTCCCGCTGCTCGTCATCGGCGGTGCCGGTCCGCTTTGTTCGCCGAATGATCCCGATTCCGTCGTACTCGACGATCCCGAATTCGTTGCCGAGGAGTGGAGAGACCTCGCTGCAGCCAGTCTCGCTCAGCTCGAGGTCTGCCGGAGGCAGCCGACAGACCACTGGACCTATCTCAGCCCTCCCTCGGTCCTCGAACCCGGCGACCGCCTCGGCGATTATCAGCGCGGGACGACGACGCTCCTGCTCGGACGGGACGGGCGATCACGGATCAGTGCCGAGGACCTCGCCGTCGCCGCCGTGGACGAACTCACCGCTCCCGGACGCGACCGACAGTTCACCGTGGCCGCCCGCTGA
- a CDS encoding MFS transporter produces the protein MTSHIREQAKLITAQLLSGAGIASGYAVGGLLAEEITGQTSMAGFAQMSVILGAGLIAYPLAVLAGRSGRRKALTLGFGIGTLGAVVVLIGVALQFLPLFMLGMMMCGSSTASGLQARYAAVDLADPAAAGRAMSLVVWATTVGSVLGPSFTAPGAHLGETLGMNGLAGPYLISMVAFALATLSASTLTKTVAAGTDHPGEPGLDDPDHNSEVTTAGNGGAASAKDSASASGSTPTNRSTTEATAAAPMKLGEALRFALARPVPLFAMVTIIAGQMMMTNVMVMTPVHMDHQEFSLGAIGIVVSIHIAGMYALSPVFGWMADRWGSGVVIAGGAGIFVLTIALGVIDAVAPESSMVLLSTALSLLGIGWSMFLIGGSSLLTASVPAHAKVPLQGASDSAMNLGGALMAAMAGSVLGAGGFLWINLMATFVLLIAVGFSIRAIPLMSWPGRRAPTLAEAADESPEAPPQPGGVTAAEGTDSRNEGRG, from the coding sequence ATGACCAGCCACATCCGCGAACAGGCCAAACTCATCACCGCCCAGCTCCTCTCGGGAGCCGGCATCGCCTCCGGGTATGCCGTCGGCGGACTGCTCGCCGAAGAGATCACCGGGCAGACCTCGATGGCCGGATTCGCGCAGATGAGCGTCATCCTCGGCGCCGGCCTCATCGCCTACCCTCTCGCCGTGCTCGCCGGACGCTCCGGCCGCCGCAAGGCGCTGACCTTGGGCTTCGGCATCGGCACGCTCGGCGCCGTGGTCGTCCTCATCGGCGTCGCCCTGCAGTTCCTTCCCCTGTTCATGCTCGGGATGATGATGTGCGGGTCCTCCACCGCCTCCGGCCTGCAGGCCCGCTACGCCGCCGTCGACCTCGCCGACCCGGCCGCCGCCGGTCGTGCGATGTCACTGGTGGTGTGGGCGACGACCGTCGGCTCCGTCCTCGGCCCCAGCTTCACCGCCCCCGGGGCCCACCTCGGCGAAACACTGGGTATGAACGGCCTCGCCGGGCCCTACCTCATCTCGATGGTCGCGTTCGCGTTGGCCACACTGTCGGCCTCGACGCTGACGAAGACGGTGGCAGCCGGCACCGACCATCCGGGCGAACCCGGACTCGACGATCCAGACCACAACAGCGAGGTCACGACGGCGGGCAACGGCGGGGCCGCCTCGGCGAAGGATTCCGCCTCTGCGAGCGGTTCCACCCCGACCAACAGATCCACCACCGAGGCGACCGCCGCTGCCCCGATGAAACTCGGCGAAGCGCTGCGCTTCGCCCTGGCCCGCCCGGTGCCGCTGTTCGCAATGGTCACGATCATTGCGGGACAGATGATGATGACCAACGTCATGGTCATGACCCCGGTGCACATGGACCACCAGGAGTTCAGCCTCGGCGCGATCGGAATCGTCGTGAGCATCCACATCGCCGGCATGTACGCCCTCTCCCCCGTGTTCGGCTGGATGGCAGACCGGTGGGGTTCGGGCGTCGTCATCGCAGGTGGGGCCGGCATCTTCGTCCTCACGATCGCCCTCGGCGTCATCGATGCGGTGGCCCCGGAGTCGTCGATGGTGCTGCTCTCGACCGCGCTGTCGCTGCTGGGAATCGGGTGGTCGATGTTCCTCATCGGCGGCTCGTCCCTGCTGACCGCCTCGGTGCCGGCGCATGCGAAGGTGCCGCTGCAGGGGGCTTCGGATTCGGCGATGAACCTCGGCGGGGCGCTCATGGCGGCGATGGCCGGGTCCGTTCTCGGCGCCGGCGGGTTCCTGTGGATCAACCTCATGGCCACGTTCGTCCTCCTCATCGCCGTCGGATTCTCGATCCGCGCGATCCCGCTGATGAGCTGGCCGGGACGCCGCGCACCGACCCTCGCCGAGGCGGCCGACGAGTCACCGGAAGCACCGCCCCAGCCCGGCGGGGTCACCGCCGCAGAGGGCACGGACAGTCGGAACGAAGGCCGGGGATGA
- a CDS encoding MFS transporter has translation MNPEHPSQATYTPALLGLVWTAMFGFSAFFFSYSTMVTIAATDGLSTVTGGSVLTTMMIGVIVAQPFAPWAGRVFGFKASLMLALALQFLGQLLGLFVTPPLLALILAGLCGGIGFGLFVVLANAAVPGTTSPGRIGKALGFFGGITSLAAAVGAPLGLWLVETIPIWIFRIIVCACLLVAIPTVLRYVPGRSPRRGKDDAGESVSGNETVGVRSGRNEKRSLRKVGRRAGEALGLVLMLSPFLVGMIVFGIIVGFGPGEDVAVAALFIAGMQVSAVIGRFVVGAVSDSFPPFALNILGLVLTAIGLVCAVVFYGAALFVSMLIIGLGLGAMQSASLVMAFASVSSPSRASVAWNMNFDIGLAIAGVVGGLGFTYLGSSSTFLVCALLLLFAGALSWIARTLQMRNTGRS, from the coding sequence ATGAACCCCGAACACCCGTCTCAGGCGACGTACACGCCGGCCCTGCTGGGCTTGGTGTGGACGGCGATGTTCGGGTTCTCCGCCTTCTTCTTCAGCTATTCGACGATGGTGACGATCGCGGCGACAGACGGGCTGTCGACGGTCACCGGCGGGTCCGTTCTGACGACGATGATGATCGGTGTCATCGTCGCCCAGCCCTTCGCTCCGTGGGCCGGTCGCGTCTTCGGATTCAAGGCTTCGCTCATGCTGGCTCTTGCGCTGCAGTTCCTCGGCCAGCTGCTCGGACTCTTCGTCACCCCGCCCCTGTTGGCGCTCATCCTCGCCGGACTCTGCGGGGGCATCGGATTCGGGCTCTTCGTCGTCCTCGCCAACGCTGCGGTTCCGGGGACGACCTCACCAGGACGGATCGGCAAGGCGCTGGGCTTCTTCGGCGGGATCACCTCCCTGGCGGCGGCCGTCGGAGCACCGCTGGGACTGTGGCTGGTCGAGACGATCCCGATCTGGATCTTCCGCATCATCGTCTGCGCCTGTCTCCTCGTGGCCATCCCCACTGTGCTCAGATACGTGCCCGGTCGGTCGCCTCGGCGAGGGAAAGACGATGCGGGAGAATCGGTCAGCGGCAATGAGACGGTCGGGGTTCGGTCCGGTCGCAATGAGAAGCGGAGCCTGCGGAAGGTGGGACGTCGGGCGGGGGAGGCGCTCGGGCTCGTCCTCATGCTCTCCCCGTTCCTCGTGGGCATGATCGTCTTCGGGATCATCGTCGGCTTCGGTCCGGGCGAGGACGTCGCGGTGGCGGCTCTGTTCATCGCCGGGATGCAGGTATCGGCGGTCATCGGACGCTTCGTCGTCGGAGCCGTCTCGGACAGCTTTCCGCCTTTCGCTCTCAATATCTTGGGACTTGTCCTCACGGCGATCGGGCTGGTCTGCGCTGTCGTCTTCTACGGTGCGGCGCTGTTCGTTTCGATGCTCATCATCGGACTGGGCTTGGGCGCAATGCAGTCGGCGAGCCTCGTCATGGCCTTCGCCTCGGTCAGTTCGCCGAGCCGGGCCAGCGTCGCCTGGAACATGAACTTCGACATCGGGCTGGCCATCGCCGGTGTGGTCGGCGGGCTCGGTTTCACCTATCTGGGGTCGTCGTCGACCTTCCTCGTGTGCGCTCTGCTTCTGCTGTTCGCCGGTGCCCTGTCGTGGATCGCGCGGACGCTGCAGATGCGCAACACCGGGCGCAGCTGA
- a CDS encoding GntR family transcriptional regulator — MSRGSESQSAAERAYSHIRGQILDGEHLPGTMLGEAALATEIGVSRTPVRVALARLQDEGWIRIYPKRGAIVQGIDERTVAELADARFILETTAVERAPDALRQSLADRLDALVSQQRTAFAEEDVARFIDLTLDFHRGFVESSGSQVLLEMYSLLSDRHRFTLFINSRRLLERCDEIIAEHEDLVAHLRAGDSAAFAATLQGHIAENAGPAH, encoded by the coding sequence ATGAGCAGAGGATCCGAATCGCAGAGCGCGGCCGAACGCGCGTATTCCCACATCCGCGGCCAGATCCTCGACGGCGAACACCTGCCCGGGACGATGCTCGGCGAGGCGGCCCTGGCCACCGAGATCGGGGTCAGCCGCACCCCGGTGCGGGTGGCTCTGGCCAGGCTGCAGGACGAGGGGTGGATTCGCATCTATCCCAAGCGCGGCGCGATCGTCCAGGGCATCGACGAACGCACGGTCGCCGAGCTCGCCGATGCCCGCTTCATCCTCGAGACGACCGCAGTCGAGCGTGCCCCGGACGCACTGCGGCAGAGTTTGGCCGACCGGCTCGATGCGCTCGTCTCCCAGCAGCGAACCGCATTCGCCGAGGAGGATGTTGCCCGCTTCATCGACCTCACCCTGGACTTCCACCGCGGTTTCGTCGAGTCGAGCGGCAGCCAGGTGCTGTTGGAGATGTATTCGCTGCTGTCAGACCGTCACCGGTTCACCTTGTTCATCAACAGCCGTCGCCTGCTCGAGCGCTGTGATGAGATCATCGCCGAACACGAAGACCTCGTCGCGCATCTGCGGGCCGGGGACTCCGCGGCCTTCGCCGCGACCCTGCAGGGACACATCGCGGAGAACGCCGGCCCGGCGCACTGA
- a CDS encoding TetR/AcrR family transcriptional regulator, which produces MTYHHGDLRRTLLAETASAIAEGGVAKLSMRALAKRAGVSNAAPTYHFGDKSGLLTALAAEGYDRLAEAMAGVDGDGGLVARGVAYVEFALACLSHFTVMFQPRLLHDDDADLTAARRRAWDALSTGVATTGSAPDSDLGVAAWSLVHGYATLVLSGAVEAEDALEQARIVAGTSLRVRIRAAE; this is translated from the coding sequence GTGACTTATCATCATGGGGATCTGCGTCGGACCCTGTTGGCGGAGACCGCCTCGGCGATTGCCGAGGGCGGAGTGGCCAAGCTGAGCATGCGAGCCCTGGCGAAGCGGGCCGGCGTCTCGAACGCTGCTCCGACTTACCATTTCGGTGACAAATCCGGTCTGCTCACAGCTCTTGCCGCCGAAGGCTACGACCGGCTGGCCGAGGCAATGGCCGGAGTCGACGGTGACGGCGGCCTCGTCGCTCGTGGAGTCGCCTATGTCGAATTCGCGCTTGCCTGCCTATCTCACTTCACGGTGATGTTCCAGCCCCGGCTGCTTCACGATGATGACGCGGATCTGACTGCGGCCCGCCGTCGCGCGTGGGATGCGCTTTCGACCGGAGTGGCGACAACCGGATCGGCGCCCGACTCCGACCTCGGGGTGGCGGCATGGTCGCTCGTCCACGGATACGCCACTCTCGTGCTCAGCGGAGCAGTGGAGGCCGAAGACGCACTCGAACAGGCGCGAATCGTGGCGGGCACCTCGTTGAGGGTGCGAATAAGGGCAGCTGAGTGA
- a CDS encoding SRPBCC domain-containing protein — MTDEQSTQNTPAEQNDQSRPLEELSFTVTGYISKTPHETYEAVADPEQLSHYFTTGGAHGRLEAGVDVTWDFADFPGRFPVAVVESIQDEKIVIRWEGSDDSVGKDTTTTFEFTPVDDGARTLVTITEKSWKLTEGGAQGAFGNCMGWTGMLSALKVWIEHGINLREGYYK; from the coding sequence ATGACAGATGAGCAGAGCACTCAGAACACACCCGCCGAGCAGAACGATCAGTCCCGCCCGTTGGAGGAGCTGTCCTTCACAGTCACCGGCTACATCTCGAAGACTCCCCATGAGACCTATGAAGCGGTCGCCGATCCCGAGCAGCTCTCGCACTACTTCACGACCGGTGGTGCCCACGGCCGATTGGAGGCCGGGGTCGATGTGACCTGGGACTTCGCCGACTTCCCGGGCCGATTCCCCGTCGCGGTCGTCGAGAGCATCCAGGACGAGAAGATCGTCATCCGCTGGGAGGGTTCCGACGACTCCGTGGGCAAGGACACGACAACGACCTTCGAGTTCACGCCCGTCGATGATGGGGCACGGACGCTCGTGACGATCACTGAGAAGTCGTGGAAGCTCACCGAGGGCGGGGCCCAGGGTGCCTTCGGCAACTGCATGGGCTGGACCGGAATGCTCTCCGCACTCAAGGTCTGGATCGAGCACGGAATCAACCTCCGCGAGGGCTACTACAAGTAG
- a CDS encoding EamA family transporter, with translation MTTTTAPTPSTPTPTHSRVGTTALTALAPAVWGTTYLVTTEFLPSGHPLFAALMRALPAGLIGLLIARRLPAGAWWWKAAVLGTLNIGMFFPLLFVAAARLPGGVAATLGASQPILVTVLAVIVLGERLSVWRLSWGIVGVAGVGLVVLGPGAAFDGLGIAAGILGAASMGTGVILVKKWGLPPDIGPVGFASWQLSAGGLVLLLPTLLIEGVPAHVDAPGITGYLWLGGIGGLLAYALWFRGLGRLPVTATALLGLLSPLVAAGLGIVFAGESLNVAQVAGFVLALAALACGQLTPTIITRTTNPAEKETAA, from the coding sequence ATGACAACGACGACCGCACCCACTCCATCCACTCCGACCCCGACGCATTCCCGGGTCGGCACCACCGCCCTCACCGCCCTGGCCCCGGCAGTGTGGGGCACTACGTACCTTGTGACCACGGAATTCCTGCCCTCGGGCCACCCGCTCTTCGCCGCACTTATGCGCGCCCTGCCGGCCGGGCTCATCGGGCTCCTCATCGCCCGCCGCCTGCCCGCCGGGGCCTGGTGGTGGAAGGCCGCAGTGCTCGGCACGCTCAACATCGGGATGTTCTTCCCACTCCTCTTCGTCGCCGCCGCCCGTCTGCCCGGCGGAGTCGCGGCCACCCTCGGCGCCTCCCAGCCGATCCTCGTCACGGTTCTCGCGGTCATCGTCCTCGGCGAGCGCCTGTCCGTGTGGCGGCTGAGCTGGGGAATCGTCGGGGTCGCCGGAGTCGGCCTCGTCGTGCTCGGCCCCGGCGCCGCCTTCGACGGACTCGGCATCGCAGCAGGCATCCTCGGTGCCGCCTCGATGGGCACAGGCGTCATCCTCGTCAAGAAATGGGGACTGCCGCCGGACATCGGACCGGTCGGCTTCGCGAGCTGGCAGCTGAGCGCCGGCGGACTCGTCCTCCTCCTGCCCACCCTGCTCATCGAAGGCGTCCCCGCACATGTCGACGCCCCGGGCATCACCGGCTACCTGTGGCTGGGCGGCATCGGCGGACTGCTCGCCTACGCCCTGTGGTTCCGCGGTCTCGGTCGCCTGCCGGTCACCGCAACCGCCCTGCTCGGCCTGCTCTCCCCACTCGTGGCCGCCGGACTCGGAATTGTCTTCGCCGGTGAGAGCCTCAACGTCGCCCAGGTCGCCGGATTCGTCCTCGCCCTGGCAGCACTGGCCTGCGGGCAGCTGACCCCCACCATAATCACCCGCACCACGAATCCCGCAGAGAAGGAGACCGCAGCATGA
- a CDS encoding aldo/keto reductase family protein, whose amino-acid sequence MEHRYLGNSGLKISEITYGNWLTHGSQVENDTATKCVHAALDAGISTFDTADVYANTVAEQVLGDALKGQRRESLEIFTKVYFPTGPKGHNDTGLSRKHMMESINGSLRRLGTDYVDLYQAHRYDYETPLEETMQAFADIVRSGKALYIGVSEWNADQLRAAHHLARDLGIQLVSNQPQYNMLWRVIEERVVPTSKELGISQIVWSPIAQGALTGKYKPGQPVPAGSRATDEKGGADFIKSRYLHDDMLTAITGLEPIAAELGITMAQLAIAWVLANDNVATALVGASRPEQIASNAEAAGVTLGPDVLSRIDDILGDLPETDPNKTQSPATRLT is encoded by the coding sequence ATGGAACACAGATATCTGGGAAACAGTGGACTCAAGATCTCCGAGATCACCTACGGCAACTGGCTCACGCACGGTTCACAGGTGGAGAACGACACCGCCACGAAGTGCGTGCACGCCGCCCTCGACGCGGGAATCTCGACCTTCGACACCGCCGACGTCTACGCGAACACCGTCGCCGAGCAGGTCCTCGGCGACGCGCTCAAGGGCCAAAGGCGCGAATCGCTCGAGATCTTCACGAAGGTCTACTTCCCCACCGGACCCAAGGGACACAACGACACCGGCCTGTCGCGCAAACACATGATGGAGTCGATCAACGGCTCGCTGCGCCGGCTCGGCACCGACTACGTCGACCTCTACCAAGCCCACCGCTACGACTACGAGACTCCGCTGGAGGAGACGATGCAGGCCTTCGCCGACATCGTCCGCTCCGGCAAAGCCCTCTACATCGGCGTCAGCGAATGGAACGCCGACCAGCTGCGCGCGGCCCACCACCTGGCCCGCGACCTCGGCATCCAGCTCGTGTCCAACCAGCCGCAGTACAACATGCTCTGGCGCGTCATCGAAGAACGGGTCGTTCCGACCTCGAAGGAACTCGGCATCTCGCAGATCGTCTGGTCCCCGATCGCCCAAGGTGCGCTGACCGGCAAATACAAGCCCGGCCAGCCGGTGCCTGCCGGATCACGCGCGACCGATGAGAAGGGCGGCGCCGACTTCATCAAGAGCCGCTACCTCCACGACGATATGCTCACCGCGATCACGGGGCTCGAGCCCATCGCCGCCGAACTCGGGATCACGATGGCGCAGCTCGCGATCGCCTGGGTGCTGGCCAACGACAACGTCGCCACCGCCCTCGTCGGTGCCTCCCGCCCCGAGCAGATCGCCTCGAACGCCGAGGCGGCCGGGGTCACCCTCGGCCCCGACGTGCTCTCCCGCATCGACGACATCCTCGGCGACCTGCCGGAGACCGACCCGAACAAGACCCAGTCGCCGGCCACCCGCCTGACCTGA
- a CDS encoding MDR family MFS transporter, which produces MPLANGDDTQQDPTEGAPINRNLVLAVLVSGAFVIILNQTLLNTALPHFMSYFDITSGAAQWVTTSFMLVNGIMIPVTAFLIEKFTTRGLFFTAMGLFILGTLVCAIAPVYPVMLIGRVIQASAGGIIMPLMQTILFAIFPVEKRGSAMGTFGLVIAFAPAIGPSLSGWIVDHLPWQTLFYMMLPIAIIDLVVAYFLLKNVTERTFPRLDILSIILSTLGFGGLLFGFGTAGDAGWVSAQVLIPLIVGAICLTFFITRQFKLEQPILEFRILRYRMFTLNTLLGMCVFIVMVGGMMVLPLYMQNMNDFSAMESGLALLPGAAVMGLMSPVTGRIFDAIGAKWLAVTGFVLLTGTTFLFARLEPDTSFAYLAVVNTVRMFGVAMVMMPVTTAALNQLPSHLIPHGTALNNTMRQIAASVGTAALVTVMTSAARNPQTYGMAGLVHGANVAFFVAACVGILGVIGAFFIKNSHGLEPGQKATTGR; this is translated from the coding sequence ATGCCATTGGCGAACGGAGACGACACTCAGCAGGACCCGACAGAAGGCGCCCCGATCAATCGGAACCTCGTTCTCGCCGTCCTCGTCTCCGGCGCGTTCGTCATCATCCTCAATCAGACGCTGCTCAACACCGCCCTGCCGCACTTCATGTCCTACTTCGACATCACCTCCGGCGCGGCTCAGTGGGTGACGACGAGCTTCATGCTCGTCAACGGCATCATGATCCCGGTGACCGCATTCCTCATCGAGAAGTTCACGACGCGCGGCCTCTTCTTCACCGCCATGGGCCTATTCATCCTCGGCACGCTCGTCTGCGCGATCGCCCCGGTCTACCCGGTGATGCTCATCGGCCGCGTCATCCAGGCCTCAGCCGGCGGCATCATCATGCCGCTCATGCAGACGATCCTGTTCGCGATCTTCCCCGTCGAGAAGCGCGGATCAGCCATGGGCACCTTCGGCCTCGTCATCGCCTTCGCCCCGGCCATCGGCCCGAGCCTCTCCGGCTGGATCGTCGATCACCTGCCATGGCAGACGCTGTTCTACATGATGCTGCCGATCGCGATCATCGATCTCGTGGTCGCCTACTTCCTGCTCAAGAACGTCACCGAACGCACCTTCCCCCGTCTCGACATCCTCTCGATCATCCTCTCCACCCTCGGATTCGGCGGACTGCTGTTCGGCTTCGGCACCGCCGGTGATGCCGGATGGGTCAGCGCCCAGGTGCTCATCCCTCTCATCGTCGGTGCGATCTGCCTGACGTTCTTCATCACCCGGCAATTCAAACTCGAGCAGCCGATCCTCGAGTTCCGCATCCTCCGCTACCGCATGTTCACCCTCAACACCCTGCTGGGCATGTGCGTGTTCATCGTCATGGTCGGCGGCATGATGGTCCTGCCGCTGTACATGCAGAACATGAATGACTTCTCGGCCATGGAATCGGGCCTGGCCCTGTTGCCGGGCGCCGCAGTGATGGGCTTGATGTCCCCGGTGACCGGTCGCATCTTCGACGCCATCGGTGCCAAATGGTTGGCCGTGACCGGCTTCGTCCTGCTCACGGGCACAACGTTCCTCTTCGCTCGCCTGGAACCGGACACCTCGTTCGCCTACCTCGCCGTGGTCAACACGGTACGCATGTTCGGTGTCGCCATGGTGATGATGCCGGTGACCACGGCCGCCCTCAACCAGCTGCCCTCACACCTCATCCCCCACGGCACCGCCCTGAACAATACGATGCGTCAGATCGCCGCTTCCGTCGGCACAGCAGCGCTCGTGACAGTCATGACCTCGGCCGCGCGGAACCCTCAGACCTACGGCATGGCGGGTCTGGTCCACGGCGCGAACGTCGCATTCTTCGTCGCTGCCTGTGTCGGCATCCTCGGCGTCATCGGTGCGTTCTTCATCAAGAACTCCCACGGACTCGAACCGGGACAGAAGGCGACCACCGGAAGGTGA